A single genomic interval of Rhodothermia bacterium harbors:
- a CDS encoding response regulator produces MLFISRSFWGVLLLLWCFSFGFAQQNRNLTETHLKRVWTTADGLPVNHANDIEEDNQGFIWMATIEGLVRFDGFSFFVYNRDNTPALTTNRIRVVYNTPKGILFSTQDLVHYLFDKEKIERLTYVRKDNSSFIQYHYDFDLLYEYSNKYFTVYKSGKKIFEEKGDFHKNGIFSKEGVYVASSKNIYLYHVKSNALQKIYEYPNEINVDYFSIQKNLTAFVFGIGKGVTCFDQKYGQKKMLNVFGVREGKKNNLPDYAYLYKKDQLFKFHDCNSPMQIILDPEPNSVFNAFTQFARRQFGEADEIYHFRNYLYVNNQKFDRISTPIAGFLEDKNGNYFASTNGGGLIMYYKPKIKNWGSNLGEASNIYAIYELNKDVFLTETNHGLVHSLSPSSTDVRRYTGPKKEEMSRLFKDVFGKLWLVHPRERCAMSESGDIEVCLPPLPFPDLNIITQNKDKRYWVATSGKLFTTMDWNGHWEEVRTSNGESVDGIYRISFLENGEVWVGRQDNKLHRVKGGKALRVLSYSDPCGNQTREIISDGRHNVWIGTESQGVCHIALSENGEIGRVTQIKKQDGLFASGVHRIIDDYMGRFWMNSNYGIFWVSKKGLYDFVKGTRSRISSVSYDERDGLLSREGNGGRQNAGIYTTLGKILFPTQNGIVEIDPRQIPFRRAVNPPAYISSIEYWGTRYLPSENLLLPSFARDLTFRYAAIELEQPHNTIFRYRLLGYENQWRPSTQIRFASYTNLRNGAYTFELQAGIAGDFSGPIFRQAVRIAPFWYESWWFYGLLILSLGFVGNGWLRFRLRNVVLRARELENMVAERTQEITAQQALLSSQNVSLQQQTEQIRRQAAQLQEIDKAKSRLFINLAHEFRTPLTVISTPVEALLRQKGDTLSDDQRRLLESTLRNSNRLLELVNQLLEIARLESGMVPVRLVETDLPGFVRDWVEGHFREMAAEKHIRIRFEAEPFAFRQRIDAEKVGTILSNLCSNAIKFTPPEGLVLVKVQGAATEGCQICITDSGAGIPESEVRRVFDWYYRASIHEVDRTGTGIGLSLSRELARAMGGDLVVTSKLGEGARFCLSLPHPIEPIQKQVAPAASMAPQEVVYNAANTDLPLVMIVEDHKEIADMIADGLAEKYRLLWAENGAIALSFMEEHLPDLVIADVMMPIMDGWRFVQHMRHRPLGASMPIIMLTAHADDEGHRKSLKYGADVYLQKPFAMDVLLLQIGNLLRQRKELAKKLRVEWVAEQKPRTDMVLPEAEDVAFLQKYESVLLEHLDNPDFDADLLADRMMMSRSKLFQKVKQLSHETPTNRLTRMRMEEALRLLEKGANISEVAFAVGYHSLAGFSKAFKAKYGVSPSEFKKNISKKAF; encoded by the coding sequence ATGCTTTTTATCAGCCGATCTTTTTGGGGTGTTCTACTTCTTTTATGGTGCTTTTCTTTTGGATTTGCGCAACAAAACCGCAACTTAACGGAAACCCACCTAAAACGGGTGTGGACAACGGCGGATGGTTTGCCTGTAAATCATGCGAACGATATTGAAGAAGACAATCAAGGTTTTATTTGGATGGCAACCATAGAGGGCTTAGTGCGCTTTGATGGTTTTTCTTTTTTTGTGTATAACCGAGACAATACTCCTGCTTTAACCACAAATCGAATTAGGGTGGTTTATAATACCCCAAAAGGAATTCTTTTTTCTACGCAGGACTTGGTACACTATTTATTTGATAAAGAAAAAATTGAGAGACTAACTTATGTGCGTAAAGACAATTCCTCCTTTATTCAATATCATTATGATTTTGATTTGTTATACGAGTATAGTAATAAATATTTTACTGTTTATAAATCAGGAAAGAAAATATTTGAAGAAAAAGGAGATTTTCATAAAAACGGAATTTTTTCTAAGGAAGGGGTTTATGTCGCATCTTCAAAAAATATTTATTTATATCATGTAAAATCTAATGCCCTTCAAAAGATTTATGAATACCCGAATGAGATTAATGTTGACTATTTTAGTATTCAAAAGAATTTAACGGCTTTTGTTTTTGGTATAGGGAAAGGCGTGACATGTTTTGATCAGAAATATGGTCAAAAAAAAATGCTAAATGTTTTTGGGGTGAGAGAGGGAAAAAAAAACAATCTTCCCGATTATGCTTATCTATATAAAAAAGATCAACTATTTAAGTTTCATGACTGCAATTCACCCATGCAAATTATACTCGACCCTGAACCAAATTCCGTCTTTAATGCATTTACACAATTTGCAAGAAGGCAGTTTGGAGAAGCTGATGAGATCTATCATTTTAGAAATTACCTTTATGTAAATAATCAAAAATTTGATCGGATAAGTACTCCTATTGCTGGTTTTTTAGAAGATAAAAATGGAAATTATTTTGCATCTACAAATGGTGGTGGGCTTATTATGTACTATAAGCCAAAAATAAAAAATTGGGGTTCTAACCTTGGCGAAGCCTCAAATATATATGCAATTTATGAACTGAATAAGGATGTATTTTTGACGGAAACCAATCATGGTTTAGTTCATAGTTTAAGCCCAAGTTCAACAGATGTAAGGCGTTATACAGGGCCTAAAAAGGAAGAAATGTCCAGACTTTTTAAGGATGTGTTTGGTAAATTATGGTTGGTGCATCCAAGGGAAAGATGTGCCATGAGCGAAAGTGGGGATATTGAAGTATGTTTACCGCCATTACCCTTTCCTGACTTGAACATCATCACCCAAAACAAGGATAAACGTTATTGGGTAGCAACTTCTGGCAAGCTATTCACAACAATGGATTGGAATGGGCACTGGGAAGAAGTACGTACATCTAACGGAGAATCGGTGGATGGGATTTATCGGATCAGTTTTTTGGAGAATGGAGAGGTTTGGGTTGGACGGCAAGATAATAAACTTCATCGGGTAAAAGGTGGAAAAGCACTTAGGGTTTTGTCCTATAGCGATCCTTGTGGGAATCAAACCCGAGAAATTATAAGTGATGGGCGGCATAATGTTTGGATCGGTACAGAATCTCAGGGGGTTTGTCATATAGCACTTTCGGAAAACGGGGAAATTGGGCGTGTAACCCAAATCAAAAAACAAGACGGCCTTTTTGCTTCGGGCGTTCATCGTATAATAGACGATTATATGGGACGTTTTTGGATGAATTCCAATTATGGCATTTTTTGGGTGTCTAAAAAAGGATTATACGACTTTGTTAAGGGGACGCGATCACGGATTTCTTCCGTCTCGTATGATGAGCGGGATGGACTCTTGAGCAGGGAGGGTAATGGAGGGCGGCAGAATGCTGGTATATACACCACTTTGGGTAAAATCTTATTTCCTACACAGAATGGCATTGTGGAAATAGACCCGAGGCAAATCCCCTTCCGCCGAGCCGTAAATCCACCTGCATATATCTCGTCTATTGAGTATTGGGGTACACGCTATTTACCTTCCGAAAACCTGCTTTTACCCTCTTTTGCTCGTGACTTGACGTTTCGATATGCTGCCATTGAGTTGGAGCAGCCACACAATACAATTTTTCGGTACCGGTTATTAGGGTATGAAAATCAGTGGCGGCCAAGTACACAAATTCGTTTCGCCAGTTATACCAATCTGAGAAATGGGGCTTATACGTTTGAATTGCAGGCTGGAATTGCGGGCGATTTTTCAGGACCTATCTTTCGACAGGCTGTTCGAATTGCGCCTTTTTGGTATGAATCATGGTGGTTTTATGGACTGTTGATCTTAAGTTTAGGGTTTGTGGGCAATGGATGGCTACGTTTTCGACTTCGAAATGTAGTCCTCCGTGCCCGAGAATTAGAAAATATGGTGGCTGAACGCACGCAAGAAATCACTGCACAACAAGCGTTACTCAGTTCACAAAATGTAAGCCTGCAACAGCAAACCGAGCAAATACGTCGTCAAGCGGCACAGCTACAAGAAATAGACAAAGCGAAGTCTCGGCTTTTTATTAATCTGGCGCATGAATTTCGAACACCACTTACGGTGATTTCAACACCCGTCGAAGCATTACTAAGGCAAAAAGGAGACACCTTGTCGGACGATCAGCGCCGCCTCCTTGAGTCCACCCTGCGCAATAGTAATAGGCTTTTAGAGCTGGTCAACCAATTGTTGGAGATTGCCCGCTTGGAGTCTGGCATGGTTCCTGTTCGGCTGGTAGAGACGGATTTGCCCGGCTTTGTTCGGGATTGGGTAGAAGGTCATTTTCGAGAAATGGCAGCCGAAAAGCACATTCGGATACGGTTTGAGGCCGAGCCATTTGCGTTTCGACAACGAATAGATGCCGAAAAAGTGGGAACCATCTTGTCTAATTTATGCTCGAACGCCATAAAGTTTACGCCACCAGAGGGCTTGGTTTTGGTGAAAGTACAGGGTGCAGCGACCGAAGGCTGCCAAATTTGCATAACGGACTCTGGGGCTGGGATACCAGAAAGTGAGGTTAGGCGAGTTTTTGACTGGTACTATCGGGCCAGCATACACGAGGTTGATCGTACTGGGACTGGGATTGGCCTTTCGCTGTCGCGGGAATTGGCGAGGGCTATGGGGGGCGATCTCGTGGTGACGAGTAAGTTGGGAGAGGGGGCACGTTTTTGTCTATCGCTACCGCATCCAATAGAGCCTATTCAGAAACAGGTGGCTCCGGCGGCATCTATGGCGCCACAAGAGGTTGTCTATAATGCCGCAAACACCGATCTACCGTTGGTGATGATTGTGGAAGATCACAAAGAAATTGCTGACATGATTGCCGATGGACTGGCAGAAAAATACCGCTTACTCTGGGCTGAAAATGGCGCAATCGCCTTATCCTTCATGGAAGAACACCTGCCAGATTTAGTTATTGCGGATGTAATGATGCCCATAATGGATGGATGGCGCTTTGTTCAACACATGCGGCATCGGCCACTTGGCGCAAGTATGCCCATTATTATGCTCACTGCACATGCCGATGATGAGGGTCATCGGAAAAGCCTGAAATATGGGGCTGATGTCTATCTCCAAAAACCTTTTGCGATGGATGTTCTGCTGTTGCAAATCGGAAATTTATTGAGACAACGGAAAGAGTTGGCGAAGAAACTTCGGGTGGAATGGGTGGCCGAGCAAAAGCCCCGAACGGATATGGTTTTGCCAGAGGCCGAGGATGTTGCTTTTTTACAGAAATATGAAAGCGTATTGTTGGAGCACTTAGACAATCCAGATTTTGATGCGGATTTATTGGCAGACCGTATGATGATGAGTCGCTCTAAACTGTTCCAAAAAGTGAAGCAACTGAGCCATGAGACCCCTACAAATAGGCTTACAAGAATGAGGATGGAGGAGGCGTTACGGCTTTTGGAGAAGGGAGCCAATATTTCGGAGGTGGCTTTTGCGGTGGGATACCATAGTTTGGCAGGATTTTCAAAAGCCTTTAAGGCCAAATATGGCGTTTCCCCATCTGAATTTAAGAAAAACATCTCCAAAAAAGCCTTTTAA